A single window of Salvia splendens isolate huo1 chromosome 8, SspV2, whole genome shotgun sequence DNA harbors:
- the LOC121746156 gene encoding la-related protein 1A-like, with translation MGDNGGGDAGDRPENQTDAVSGAPPRSPWKTSTAASLVAGADWPPLSDAPQRSRSSALNPSNSPPPPTEAGSDGRADPPTSSAPPVTVEPQKFHGRGNFKSLRRPYAAHHNKNGPKHGPNNIPPFSGPSPYGPYPPPPMTPHFHGMVPISQTSVPGSNYQFPTRPFPRADAQMLMSGTDPAKAYVPPKNGNFQPSLHADSSGHDSGSGGRRRITNEQHGPRYPSYNNQWPASHNFYMQQNVGPRPLIRPPFFGPAGIGDRPNYPGPSAPFCFYPAVPPGSVRVPYPPSFVPYPLSPGVPISPTPLEALRTSIVKQIEYYFSDENLGSDEVYLISLMDNHGWVPVSSITKFNRVKRMSEDIPFIIDALKTSETIEVQGEKVRRRNDWSKWIPKSVNANSTSLVGNSVNINDQNENKRDSPDGTSGLLPPAECSLGSLPLASDTLGSSIKSSTEHGKDGEEQRVASGKSNIRLEQGSRPSSINNTRVLNDGSNSQENSIGADSVESVLLENGKNNNMHDLSKAKVKNFGESSDEFSSTFMLDEELELEQKMTGCDHPSTAGRN, from the exons ATGGGCGACAACGGGGGTGGTGATGCCGGCGATCGGCCTGAGAATCAAACTGACGCCGTCTCCGGCGCTCCTCCAAGGTCGCCGTGGAAGACTTCGACCGCCGCGTCTCTGGTGGCCGGCGCTGATTGGCCGCCGCTATCCGACGCGCCGCAGCGATCGAGGTCTAGCGCTTTGAACCCCTCCAACTCGCCTCCCCCGCCGACTGAGGCCGGGAGCGATGGCCGTGCTGATCCTCCGACGTCTTCTGCGCCGCCG GTTACTGTTGAGCCGCAGAAGTTTCATGGTCGTGGTAACTTTAAATCTCTCCGAAGGCCGTACGCAGCACATCACAATAAAAATGGCCCAAAGCATGGCCCAAATAATATACCTCCATTTTCTGGTCCCTCACCTTACGGTCCTTACCCTCCGCCGCCAATGACCCCACACTTTCATGGTATGGTTCCAATTTCACAGACTTCTGTCCCTGGATCCAATTATCAGTTTCCAACCAGACCTTTTCCGAGGGCCGATGCTCAAATGCTGATGTCCGGTACTGATCCAGCAAAAGCCTATGTTCCACCAAAGAATGGAAATTTTCAGCCTTCACTGCATGCTGATTCGAGTGGCCATGATTCTGGTTCTGGTGGAAGAAGGCGTATTACAAACGAGCAACATGGACCAAGGTATCCGTCCTACAACAATCAATGGCCTGCCTCTCACAACTTCTATATGCAACAAAATGTGGGGCCAAGACCTTTGATTAGGCCTCCATTTTTTGGGCCTGCAGGCATTGGTGACCGGCCAAACTATCCAG GTCCATCAGCACCTTTCTGTTTCTATCCTGCTGTGCCCCCTGGCTCTGTTAGGGTTCCATATCCCCCATCTTTTGTTCCATATCCATTGAGCCCTGGAGTTCCCATATCACCCACGCCACTGGAAGCACTGAGGACCAGCATTGTTAAGCAAATTGAATATTATTTCAG TGATGAGAATCTGGGGAGTGATGAAGTCTACTTGATCTCCTTGATGGACAACCACGGCTGGGTGCCGGTATCGAGCATCACAAAATTTAACAGG GTTAAACGAATGAGTGAAGATATCCCATTTATTATCGATGCATTGAAAACTTCAGAGACCATTGAAGTGCAG GGTGAGAAGGTGAGGAGACGCAATGATTGGTCTAAGTGGATTCCGAAATCTGTGAACGCTAACTCTACATCCCTAGTTGGAAATTCCGTGAACATTAATGATCAGAatgagaataaaagagacagtcCTGATGGAACATCTGGGTTGCTTCCTCCGGCTGAATGCTCATTGGGATCTTTGCCATTGGCTTCTGATACTTTGGGAAGCTCCATTAAAAGTTCTACAGAACATGGCAAGGATGGTGAAGAACAAAGAGTTGCTTCAGGAAAAAGTAATATAAGATTAGAGCAGGGCTCTCGACCCAGCTCTATAAACAATACCAGAGTACTTAACGATGGATCAAATTCCCAAGAAAATTCTATAGGAGCTGATTCTGTGGAGTCGGTCTTACTAGAAAATGGCAAAAACAATAACATGCATGATCTTTCGAAAGCGAAAGTGAAGAACTTTGGTGAGTCATCTGATGAATTTTCAAGCACATTTATGCTTGATGAAGAACTGGAATTGGAGCAGAAAATGACAGGATGTGACCATCCGTCTACTGCTGGAAG gaactga
- the LOC121744036 gene encoding uncharacterized protein LOC121744036 produces the protein MLRGYCDNIFEEALPSHGLLSQRGKMQSRLALAVAKFNRTLFPQQSVRGCATTSGRTADPAIHAVEEEDVYPTDAMQDEKRRRPPKHDNETYTPPKSPTETAPKLESGGVGPMPDPFGQQKRQSWCAGIDGSPWPEEDGVDRKAQREEQERDNKEYYGHHKASPLSEIEVCDTRKPVTQATDGTAQSESVGYDGNLGERVWRPEQLDTAEEALRRAAEIFRMNAMRGDPDSPHGRVLRQLRGEDW, from the exons ATGCTACGTGGATATTGTGACAACATTTTCGAAGAAGCTCTACCATCGCATGGTTTACTGTCACAAAGAGGAAAAATGCAATCCAGATTAGCTCTCGCTGTCGCCAAATTCAATCGCACTCTGTTCCCGCAGCAGAGCGTACGCGGCTGCGCCACCACCTCCGGCAGAACGGCTGATCCAGCTATCCACGCCGTCGAGGAAGAA GATGTGTATCCTACGGATGCGATGCAAGACGAGAAGCGGCGGCGGCCGCCGAAGCACGACAACGAAACATACACTCCTCCGAAGTCTCCGACAGAGACGGCGCCGAAGCTGGAGTCCGGCGGCGTGGGGCCCATGCCCGACCCGTTCGGGCAGCAGAAGCGGCAGAGCTGGTGCGCGGGGATCGACGGCAGCCCGTGGCCGGAGGAGGATGGAGTGGACCGGAAAGCGCAGCGGGAGGAGCAGGAGAGGGACAACAAGGAGTATTACGGGCACCACAAGGCATCTCCGCTGTCGGAGATTGAGGTTTGCGATACGAGGAAGCCCGTGACTCAGGCCACGGATGGGACGGCGCAGAGCGAGAGCGTTGGCTACGATGGGAATTTGGGGGAGAGGGTGTGGCGGCCGGAGCAGCTGGACACGGCGGAGGAGGCGCTACGGAGAGCGGCGGAGATATTTCGGATGAATGCGATGAGAGGGGATCCTGACTCTCCGCACGGCAGAGTTCTCCGGCAGCTTCGCGGCGAAGATTGGTGA
- the LOC121743835 gene encoding GATA transcription factor 15-like translates to MDLKVDKKADFEEKNGSISPLKTCSDCHTSRTPLWRGGPAGPKSLCNACGIKYNKKRRQLLGLDSGKPNKKKKRTSVVRSNEVREILKMRFKREIVLQRSGKLMNKLREEERAAILLMALSCGSSVYA, encoded by the exons ATGGATCTGAAAGTAGATAAG AAAGCAGATTTTGAGGAGAAAAATGGCAGTATTTCTCCATTGAAGACCTGCAGCGACTGTCACACTTCGAGAACTCCGCTTTGGCGAGGCGGTCCAGCTGGACCGAAG TCTCTATGCAATGCCTGCGGGataaaatacaacaaaaagAGGAGGCAGCTCCTAGGGTTGGATTCGGGGAAGCCAAACAAGAAGAAAAAGCGAACGAGCGTTGTGCGGAGCAACGAGGTTCGGGAGATTTTGAAAATGCGATTCAAAAGGGAGATTGTGTTGCAGAGATCAGGAAAGTTGATGAACAAGttgagagaggaagagagagcgGCCATACTGCTGATGGCGCTTTCGTGTGGATCATCTGTCTACGCTTAG
- the LOC121744317 gene encoding importin subunit alpha-like, translating to MSLRPNARTEVRRSRYKVAVDAEEGRRRREDNMVEIRKNRREENLLKKRREGLQPQQLPSAVNVPQLDKKLESLPALIDGVWSDDGPRQLESTTQFRKLLSIERNPPIEEVIQSGVVPRFVEFLARDDYPQLQFEAAWALTNIASGTSDNTKVVIDHGAVPIFVKLLTSPSDDVREQAVWALGNVAGDSPKCRDLVLGYGALMPLLSQFSDQLKLSMLRNATWTLSNFCRGKPQPPFEQVKPALLALTLLIHMNDEEVLTDACWALSYLSDGVNEKIQAVIDADVCPRLIELLLHPSPSVLIPALRTVGNIVTGDDVQTQVIIEKGALPCLLNLLTQNYKKSIKKEACWTISNITAGNKDQIQAVIAAGIFSPLLALLQSAEFEIKKEAAWAISNATSGGTPDQIKFLVGEGCIKPMCDLLICPDPRIVTVCLEGLENILKVGEAEKSQGNTGDVNVYAQMIDDAEGLEMIENLQSHDNNEIYEKSVKILETYWLEDDDEQVMSGDATQQSGFNFGGGDLPVPTGGFQFS from the exons ATGTCGTTAAGGCCGAACGCCAGGACGGAGGTCCGCCGGAGCCGCTATAAGGTGGCGGTCGACGCGGAGGAGGGACGCAGGAGGCGGGAGGACAACATGGTGGAGATCCGGAAGAATAGAAGAGAGGAGAATTTGCTCAAAAAGCGGCGGGAAGGGCTTCAACCTCAGCAGCTACCCTCTGCAGTCAACGTTCCGCAGCTTGATAAGAAG CTTGAAAGTCTTCCAGCATTGATTGATGGTGTTTGGTCTGACGATGGTCCGCGGCAACTGGAGTCCACAACTCAGTTCCGGAAACTTCTTTCAATTG AGCGAAATCCGCCGATTGAGGAAGTAATACAGTCCGGAGTTGTTCCTAGGTTTGTAGAGTTTCTTGCAAGGGACGATTATCCGCAACTTCAG TTTGAGGCAGCATGGGCCCTCACAAACATTGCCTCTGGAACATCTGATAACACCAAGGTTGTGATTGATCATGGCGCTGTCCCAATATTTGTGAaacttcttacttctccaagtgATGATGTTCGCGAACAG GCAGTCTGGGCTTTAGGAAACGTTGCAGGTGACTCACCAAAATGTCGTGATCTGGTTCTTGGTTATGGGGCTTTAATGCCGTTGTTGTCACAATTTAGTGACCAATTGAAACTATCCATGTTGAGAAATGCAACATGGACTCTGTCAAACTTTTGTAGGGGAAAGCCACAGCCTCCGTTTGAACAG GTGAAGCCCGCCCTCCTTGCTCTTACTCTTCTTATTCATATGAATGATGAAGAGGTCCTAACAGATGCATGCTGGGCGCTTTCATATCTATCTGATGGTGTTAATGAGAAAATCCAAGCTGTGATTGACGCTGATGTTTGTCCTCGTCTTATTGAGCTTTTACT ACACCCATCACCATCTGTTTTGATACCTGCCCTGCGCACTGTAGGAAATATTGTGACTGGTGATGATGTCCAGACTCAG GTCATCATTGAAAAGGGGGCTCTTCCTTGCCTGCTTAACTTGTTGACACAAAATTATAAGAAAAGTATCAAGAAAGAAGCTTGTTGGACCATCTCAAACATAACAGCAGGAAATAAGGACCAGATCCAG GCTGTGATTGCTGCTGGTATTTTCTCTCCTCTCCTTGCTCTGCTTCAAAGTGCTGAATTTGAGATAAAGAAAGAGGCTGCCTGGGCTATTTCAAATGCCACTTCTGGTGGAACTCCAGACCAGATCAA GTTTTTGGTTGGTGAGGGATGTATAAAGCCGATGTGCGACCTTCTTATTTGTCCCGATCCACGCATTGTCACAGTCTGCTTGGAAGGCCTTGAGAACATTCTTAAGGTTGGAGAAGCTGAGAAGAGCCAAGGTAACACCGGAGATGTGAATGTCTATGCTCAAATGATTGATGACGCAGAAGGTCTAGAGATGATTGAAAATCTCCAAAGTCATGACAACAATGAAATCTATGAGAAGTCTGTGAAGATTCTTGAAACATATTGGTTGGAAGACGATGATGAACAGGTCATGTCTGGAGATGCTACACAACAATCTGGCTTTAACTTTGGAGGCGGTGACCTACCTGTTCCAACAGGGGGCTTTCAGTTCAGTTGA